A section of the Mergibacter septicus genome encodes:
- the mutH gene encoding DNA mismatch repair endonuclease MutH codes for MPISLSHTIIKNETELLTKAKHLAGLTFAEVAHIFHLPIPPNLKRDKGWVGMLLETALGAKAGSKPEQDFVELGIELKTIPVNSQGYPLETTFVSLAPLIENSGIIWQHSHVRYKLSKVLWIPVEGERSIPLAQRKIGMPILWQPTSEQEARLQKDWEELMDLIVLGKVKSITATIGEVLQLRPKGRNAQALTRAIGQSGEIIETLPLGFYLRKSFTAEILQNFTNIT; via the coding sequence ATGCCAATTTCTCTCTCTCATACCATCATAAAAAATGAAACCGAGCTATTAACTAAAGCTAAACATCTCGCTGGGCTAACTTTTGCCGAAGTCGCACACATCTTCCATCTACCAATACCACCTAATTTAAAACGAGATAAAGGCTGGGTTGGCATGCTATTAGAAACTGCATTAGGGGCAAAAGCAGGCAGTAAGCCCGAACAAGATTTTGTTGAATTGGGGATTGAATTAAAAACAATTCCAGTGAATAGTCAAGGATACCCATTGGAAACCACTTTTGTTAGCCTTGCACCTTTAATCGAAAATAGTGGGATTATCTGGCAACATTCCCATGTCCGTTATAAATTATCAAAAGTACTTTGGATTCCAGTTGAAGGGGAACGCTCAATTCCTTTAGCACAACGAAAAATAGGTATGCCTATTTTATGGCAACCAACTAGCGAGCAAGAAGCACGATTACAAAAAGATTGGGAAGAACTAATGGATTTAATTGTTCTTGGAAAAGTAAAAAGCATCACAGCAACAATAGGTGAAGTATTACAATTACGTCCTAAAGGTAGAAATGCACAAGCCCTAACACGAGCAATCGGACAAAGTGGTGAAATAATAGAAACCTTGCCTCTTGGTTTCTATTTGCGTAAATCCTTTACTGCTGAAATATTACAAAACTTCACAAACATAACTTAA
- the polA gene encoding DNA polymerase I → MAKIAENPLVLVDGSSYLYRAFNVFPSLTNSAGEPTGAMYGVLNMLKSLIAQVQPTHMAVVFDAKGKTFRDKMYAEYKSHRPPMPSELRQQIEPLHQIIRAMGLPLLVVEGVEADDVIGTLAKQASAKGQNVLISTGDKDMAQLVDQHIMLINTMTDTLLDQQGVNDKYGIPPELVIDFLALMGDSSDNIPGVAGVGEKTALGLLQGIGGVAEIYANLDKVARLPIRGAKKLGEKLLAAKADAELSYQLATIKTDVELGVTTQELVLSPANNDLLIEYYGRYQFKRWLNEILTGDITNHSLKSAIQAETETNNVSEVKPVSLQLDRSQYQMILTAEDLALWLEKLKQAKLIAIDTETTSLNYMQAELVGISFALENGEASYLPLQHRYLDVPVQLPITETLEQLRPILENTEIKKVGQNIKYDQTIFARYGIILQGIAFDTMLESYLLESTGRHNMDDLALRYLGYKTITFEEIAGKGKNQLTFDQIELSQATEYAAEDADITMKLHQTLSKRLEQEPKLSELFHQMEMPLVSVLSRMERYGVKIDTDLLEQHSNELAVRLTELEQKAHQLAGQTFNLASTKQLQDILFTQLGLPVIKKTPKGAPSTSEEVLEELALEHELPRVLVEYRGLSKLKSTYTDKLPLMVDPNTQRVHTSYHQAVTATGRLSSSDPNLQNIPIRNQEGRRIRQAFIAEKGYKIVAADYSQIELRIMAQLSGDQGLLEAFAQGKDIHQATAAEIFDLPLEQVSNEQRRSAKAINFGLIYGMSSFGLAQQLGIGRNQAQEYIDRYFQRYPGVQQFMVDIREKAKEKGYVETLFGRRLYLPDIQSSNAIRRKAAERVAINAPMQGTAADIIKRAMIELDKQLCNKTDIRMVMQVHDELVFEVKEEQVEHYTALIKHAMQNAATLNVPLIVDVGVGDNWDEAH, encoded by the coding sequence ATGGCTAAAATTGCAGAAAATCCATTAGTGTTAGTGGATGGTTCTTCCTATCTTTATCGGGCTTTTAATGTTTTTCCTTCTTTAACAAATTCTGCTGGCGAGCCTACTGGGGCAATGTATGGGGTGTTAAATATGTTGAAAAGTTTGATTGCCCAAGTACAGCCCACTCATATGGCAGTGGTGTTTGATGCGAAAGGAAAAACTTTTCGAGATAAAATGTATGCAGAATATAAGTCGCATCGCCCACCAATGCCTTCTGAGTTACGTCAACAGATAGAGCCTTTACATCAGATTATTCGGGCAATGGGATTGCCTTTACTCGTTGTTGAAGGCGTAGAAGCAGATGATGTGATTGGTACTTTAGCAAAACAAGCGTCAGCGAAGGGGCAGAATGTATTGATCAGTACAGGCGATAAAGATATGGCACAGCTAGTAGATCAACATATTATGCTTATCAATACAATGACGGATACTTTATTAGATCAGCAAGGTGTGAATGATAAATATGGTATACCGCCTGAATTAGTGATCGATTTTCTCGCATTAATGGGAGATAGTTCGGATAATATTCCGGGAGTTGCAGGTGTTGGAGAAAAAACAGCATTAGGATTATTGCAAGGAATTGGTGGGGTAGCAGAAATTTATGCAAACTTAGATAAAGTAGCAAGGCTACCAATTCGAGGGGCAAAAAAATTAGGGGAGAAGTTATTAGCGGCTAAGGCGGATGCGGAATTATCCTATCAGTTAGCGACAATTAAGACTGATGTTGAATTAGGAGTAACAACACAAGAGTTAGTGTTATCACCAGCAAATAATGATCTTTTAATAGAATATTATGGACGTTATCAGTTTAAACGCTGGTTAAATGAAATTTTAACAGGGGATATAACAAATCATTCCCTAAAATCTGCCATTCAAGCTGAAACTGAAACTAATAATGTAAGTGAGGTTAAGCCAGTTTCTCTTCAGTTAGATCGCAGTCAATATCAGATGATTTTAACAGCAGAAGATTTAGCGTTATGGTTAGAGAAGTTAAAGCAAGCTAAATTAATAGCAATTGATACTGAAACGACCAGTTTGAATTATATGCAAGCGGAGTTAGTGGGGATTTCTTTTGCATTAGAAAATGGTGAGGCAAGTTATTTACCTTTACAACACCGTTATTTAGATGTGCCTGTACAGCTGCCCATTACTGAAACCCTAGAGCAGCTAAGACCTATTTTAGAAAATACAGAAATTAAAAAAGTTGGGCAGAATATTAAATATGATCAGACGATTTTTGCTCGTTATGGGATCATATTACAAGGCATTGCTTTTGATACAATGTTAGAGTCTTATTTGTTAGAGAGTACTGGTCGTCATAATATGGATGATTTAGCTTTACGCTATTTAGGATATAAAACCATTACTTTTGAGGAGATTGCAGGTAAAGGTAAAAATCAATTAACTTTCGATCAAATTGAGTTAAGTCAAGCGACAGAATATGCAGCAGAAGATGCGGATATTACTATGAAACTGCATCAAACGTTATCGAAACGTTTAGAACAAGAACCTAAATTGAGTGAATTATTCCATCAAATGGAAATGCCATTAGTTAGCGTACTATCAAGAATGGAGCGTTATGGCGTAAAAATTGACACAGATTTACTTGAACAACATTCAAATGAGTTGGCGGTACGTTTAACTGAATTAGAGCAAAAAGCACACCAATTAGCAGGACAAACTTTTAATTTAGCGTCAACCAAACAATTACAAGACATTTTATTTACTCAATTAGGATTGCCTGTTATTAAGAAAACGCCAAAAGGTGCACCTTCTACCAGTGAAGAAGTATTAGAAGAATTAGCTTTAGAGCATGAATTGCCAAGAGTACTAGTTGAATATCGAGGATTGAGTAAGTTAAAGTCAACTTATACCGATAAATTGCCTTTAATGGTTGATCCGAATACACAAAGAGTGCATACCTCTTATCATCAAGCGGTAACAGCGACAGGGCGTCTTTCTTCTTCAGATCCAAATTTACAAAATATCCCTATTCGAAATCAGGAAGGGCGTCGGATTCGTCAAGCCTTTATCGCAGAAAAAGGGTATAAAATTGTGGCGGCAGATTATTCACAAATTGAATTGCGTATTATGGCACAGTTATCTGGTGATCAAGGGTTATTAGAGGCTTTTGCTCAAGGGAAAGATATCCATCAAGCAACGGCTGCAGAGATTTTTGATCTTCCTTTAGAACAGGTTAGTAATGAACAACGCCGTAGTGCAAAAGCGATTAATTTTGGTTTAATTTATGGTATGAGTTCATTTGGTTTAGCTCAACAATTAGGGATTGGACGTAATCAAGCACAGGAATATATTGATCGCTATTTTCAACGTTATCCAGGGGTACAGCAGTTTATGGTTGATATTCGTGAGAAAGCGAAAGAGAAAGGTTATGTTGAAACTTTATTTGGTCGCAGATTGTATTTACCCGATATTCAATCAAGTAATGCGATTAGACGTAAAGCCGCTGAACGTGTTGCAATTAATGCACCAATGCAAGGCACAGCCGCTGATATTATTAAGCGAGCAATGATAGAGTTGGATAAGCAATTATGTAATAAAACTGATATTAGAATGGTAATGCAAGTGCATGATGAGTTGGTGTTTGAGGTTAAAGAAGAGCAGGTTGAACATTATACTGCATTAATTAAGCACGCTATGCAAAATGCAGCAACCTTAAATGTCCCTTTGATTGTTGATGTTGGCGTTGGCGATAATTGGGATGAAGCGCATTAA
- a CDS encoding autotransporter domain-containing protein produces MKKKIQIFLSSALLITSPEIVISANTFEVKIPGKSGEFNQEEALNTINQWRKLAIENDYFGLRTLYGNNFVEIKYSSHLEDAAKERAAEASIFPEHWKLDGSSPKYGEILAWNAGSGINDSASVIGGLNSWIKEKNNYEKNKAKYDKEGKQGKLFTTDPEVGHFYSLIDPKNKSIGLASYKADLAITKNPGSSAGIEYTWGAVAGALSREDTTKLAKATEAKNINDLIFKVKTTGIKNLKLDKLTLELPDALGTKDQGSANATININGEYGGSWITTVPIIFNSKEWTSSDAKIITIGNNGELKPLKAGTATITLNLGDGLTASKEITVKDGNVTVDEMYPFLKPEKKKAEEKIEQIGEVSFSYELIDKYKQKIANAKSIGAIQSIVTEAEVEAKNLNIIAKDKEKVLQALNNYYTTKYPGFLFNTDPNQFQDAYKAIHEMEAAKSLAEMKALYEKHTKKPFSDTGVEIPVETPELPTEADKNLKPDPTEEKDTNDNTNGDIENENSNNQADKVTDGDNTTPVPDDEKENDSSNSNSSTETEEVKSNFIKKLEQIDRESKDFTISRLLLLQNFEIDNSRLNKLIKKTETGIWVTLDNNQFKYKNNSVNSNGITVGYDKKIKSTTIGILASYKIGKVKSLLPYNPYNIFNEKNNSFSTGIYGIHRIGNFYAGGLLNYQVIKIKGIKKFYSGNATLQGGYTINIKNNISISPQINVAVSRIKSGILNKYTNANSIGTSLNINYTPSNTFMFGISTGIHRVKIGEMKGYYPESIDKNMSSNLDIRYDNNISTSIQITPLFNIEGTLGYTKYQKSKLAGISYGIQVNYKF; encoded by the coding sequence ATGAAGAAAAAAATACAAATATTCTTATCCTCTGCACTATTAATAACATCTCCAGAAATTGTCATAAGTGCAAATACTTTTGAAGTAAAAATTCCGGGAAAATCTGGGGAATTTAATCAAGAAGAAGCGTTAAATACAATTAATCAATGGCGTAAACTAGCAATTGAAAATGATTATTTTGGGCTAAGAACCTTATATGGGAATAATTTTGTAGAAATTAAATATAGCTCTCATTTAGAAGACGCAGCAAAAGAACGTGCAGCAGAAGCTTCTATTTTTCCTGAACATTGGAAGTTAGATGGAAGTAGCCCTAAATATGGAGAAATATTAGCTTGGAATGCTGGAAGTGGAATCAATGATAGTGCTAGTGTGATTGGTGGTCTTAACTCTTGGATTAAAGAGAAGAATAATTATGAAAAGAATAAAGCAAAATATGATAAAGAAGGAAAACAAGGCAAACTCTTTACTACCGATCCTGAGGTAGGGCATTTTTATTCATTAATCGATCCTAAAAATAAATCTATCGGTTTAGCTAGTTACAAAGCAGATTTAGCTATAACAAAAAATCCTGGTAGTAGTGCAGGTATAGAATATACTTGGGGAGCGGTAGCTGGAGCACTTTCTAGAGAAGATACAACAAAATTAGCCAAAGCAACAGAAGCAAAAAATATTAATGATTTGATTTTTAAAGTCAAAACAACAGGGATTAAAAATCTTAAATTAGATAAATTAACCTTAGAATTACCTGATGCATTGGGAACAAAAGATCAAGGAAGTGCAAATGCTACTATAAATATTAATGGAGAATATGGTGGTTCTTGGATTACAACAGTTCCGATAATTTTTAATAGTAAAGAGTGGACTTCATCTGATGCAAAAATTATTACTATCGGAAATAATGGAGAATTAAAACCATTAAAAGCAGGAACAGCAACGATAACCCTTAATTTAGGTGATGGATTAACTGCCAGTAAGGAAATCACCGTAAAAGATGGAAATGTAACCGTTGATGAAATGTATCCATTTTTAAAGCCAGAGAAGAAAAAAGCAGAAGAAAAAATTGAGCAAATAGGTGAAGTATCTTTTAGTTATGAGCTAATAGATAAATATAAACAAAAAATTGCCAATGCAAAAAGTATAGGTGCAATACAAAGTATTGTTACAGAAGCTGAAGTAGAGGCAAAAAATTTAAATATAATTGCTAAAGATAAAGAGAAAGTTCTGCAAGCTTTAAATAATTACTATACAACAAAATACCCTGGATTTTTATTTAATACGGATCCTAATCAATTTCAAGATGCATATAAAGCCATTCATGAAATGGAAGCTGCAAAATCTTTAGCTGAAATGAAAGCATTATATGAAAAACATACAAAAAAACCATTTTCAGACACGGGCGTGGAGATACCAGTAGAAACACCAGAATTACCAACTGAAGCAGATAAAAATTTAAAACCTGATCCAACAGAAGAAAAAGATACGAATGATAATACTAATGGTGATATTGAAAATGAAAATTCAAACAATCAAGCAGATAAAGTAACAGATGGAGACAACACAACACCAGTTCCAGATGATGAAAAAGAAAATGATAGTTCTAATTCAAATTCTTCAACAGAAACAGAAGAGGTAAAATCAAACTTTATTAAAAAACTAGAGCAAATAGATAGAGAAAGCAAAGATTTTACTATTAGTAGATTATTACTTCTGCAAAATTTTGAGATTGACAATAGTCGCCTTAATAAATTAATCAAGAAAACAGAAACAGGTATTTGGGTAACATTAGATAATAATCAATTTAAATATAAAAATAACTCTGTTAATTCAAATGGCATCACTGTTGGATATGACAAAAAAATAAAATCTACTACTATTGGTATTTTAGCTTCTTATAAAATAGGAAAAGTTAAAAGTTTATTACCTTATAATCCCTATAATATCTTTAATGAGAAAAATAATAGTTTTTCTACAGGTATTTACGGAATACATAGAATAGGAAATTTCTATGCAGGTGGATTATTAAATTATCAAGTAATAAAAATTAAAGGTATAAAAAAATTCTATAGTGGGAATGCTACATTACAAGGTGGTTATACAATTAATATAAAAAATAATATTAGTATTTCACCACAAATAAATGTAGCAGTATCTAGAATAAAATCTGGAATTTTAAATAAATATACAAATGCTAATAGTATTGGAACAAGCTTAAATATTAATTATACGCCTTCAAATACCTTTATGTTTGGTATCAGCACTGGAATACATAGAGTAAAAATTGGAGAGATGAAAGGATATTATCCAGAAAGTATAGATAAAAATATGAGTTCAAATTTAGATATACGTTATGACAATAATATATCTACCAGTATTCAAATCACGCCTTTATTCAATATAGAAGGAACTTTAGGATATACAAAATATCAAAAATCAAAACTTGCTGGAATATCTTACGGTATTCAGGTCAATTATAAGTTTTAA
- a CDS encoding MlaA family lipoprotein: MNKTARLYTLFIFLVSIFGLTACSSITPDNSNTNNNSQLERFNRSMWNVNYYLLDPYVLRPVAQGWRNYVPSPIKTGLLNVANNLDEPASMVNRLLEGNVRLSVIHLNRFILDTVFGLGGLINWSDYVDSLKIDGERSFGDTLGYYGVGTGSYIMLPGYGAFTPRQDLGRLVDYTYPALSLLGPWSLLKGGIQSINKRAELLEQDALLSQAQDPYIIFREAYFQNLKFKVSDGKATQVTPAIQFDTKELDSID, encoded by the coding sequence ATGAATAAAACAGCAAGGTTATATACGCTTTTTATCTTTCTGGTCAGTATATTTGGATTGACAGCTTGTTCTTCTATTACTCCTGATAATTCAAATACTAATAATAACTCACAGTTAGAACGGTTTAATCGTTCAATGTGGAATGTGAATTATTATTTATTAGATCCTTATGTTTTACGTCCAGTTGCTCAAGGCTGGCGAAATTATGTTCCATCGCCAATTAAAACTGGCTTGCTCAATGTAGCGAATAATCTTGATGAACCAGCAAGTATGGTTAATCGCCTTCTAGAAGGGAATGTAAGATTATCAGTTATTCATTTAAATCGTTTTATTTTAGATACTGTATTTGGTTTGGGCGGTTTAATTAATTGGTCTGATTATGTTGATTCCTTAAAAATTGATGGAGAAAGAAGTTTTGGTGATACGTTGGGCTATTATGGAGTTGGTACAGGTTCTTATATTATGTTGCCAGGTTATGGTGCCTTCACACCACGTCAAGATCTAGGTCGATTAGTTGACTATACTTATCCAGCTTTATCTTTGTTGGGACCTTGGAGTTTATTAAAAGGTGGTATTCAAAGTATTAATAAGCGTGCAGAATTGTTAGAACAAGATGCTTTATTGTCTCAAGCACAAGATCCTTATATCATTTTCCGAGAAGCTTATTTTCAAAATTTAAAATTTAAAGTGAGTGATGGAAAAGCCACACAAGTTACACCAGCTATTCAATTTGATACGAAAGAATTAGATAGTATTGATTAA
- the carA gene encoding glutamine-hydrolyzing carbamoyl-phosphate synthase small subunit, whose protein sequence is MSEPAILVLADGSIFYGKSIGYSGDTVGEVVFNTSMTGYQEILTDPSYTKQIVTLTYPHIGNTGVNTEDCESHQVSAAGLIIRDLPLIYSNFRSQQSLSDYLKQHKIVAIADIDTRRLTRLLRDKGTQAGCIMAGHIDPEKALKLAQRFGNMSGKDLAKEISCHEPYQWQQGEWQLGIGYHQQTTPHLHVVAYDFGVKHNILRMLAQRGCRLTVVPATTPAEEVLKLNPDGIFLSNGPGDPEPCTYAINNIQQLLTTKKPIFGICLGHQLLGLAVGAKTKKMPFGHHGANHPVEDLSNKKVLITSQNHGFEVDEKSLPATVQVTHRSLFDGSVQGIELIHQPAFSFQGHPEASPGPQDIDYLFDKFIHYMEQNQITQKN, encoded by the coding sequence ATGTCTGAACCTGCCATTTTAGTCCTTGCTGATGGTTCTATTTTCTATGGAAAATCAATTGGTTATTCTGGTGATACAGTTGGAGAAGTTGTTTTTAATACTTCAATGACTGGTTATCAAGAAATTTTAACTGATCCTTCTTATACTAAACAAATCGTTACACTCACTTACCCTCATATTGGCAATACTGGTGTCAATACTGAAGATTGTGAATCACATCAAGTTTCTGCTGCGGGATTAATTATTCGAGATTTACCATTAATTTATAGTAACTTTCGTAGCCAACAAAGCCTCAGTGATTATTTAAAACAACATAAAATTGTAGCCATAGCCGATATTGATACCCGTCGCCTTACCCGACTGTTACGGGATAAAGGGACACAAGCAGGGTGTATTATGGCTGGTCACATCGATCCTGAAAAAGCATTAAAACTCGCTCAACGTTTTGGTAATATGTCTGGCAAAGATTTAGCAAAAGAAATAAGCTGTCATGAACCTTACCAGTGGCAACAAGGGGAATGGCAATTAGGAATTGGCTATCACCAACAAACTACTCCTCACTTACATGTTGTTGCATATGATTTTGGCGTAAAACACAATATTTTACGTATGCTCGCACAACGTGGTTGCCGTTTAACCGTTGTTCCGGCAACAACACCCGCTGAAGAGGTTTTAAAACTCAATCCAGATGGTATTTTCCTCTCTAATGGTCCAGGTGACCCTGAACCTTGTACTTATGCAATTAACAATATTCAACAACTATTAACAACTAAAAAACCGATTTTTGGTATTTGTCTTGGACATCAACTCTTAGGCTTAGCGGTAGGGGCTAAAACTAAAAAAATGCCTTTTGGACACCACGGAGCTAACCATCCTGTTGAAGATCTCAGTAACAAAAAAGTATTAATTACCAGTCAAAATCATGGTTTTGAAGTAGATGAAAAGAGTTTACCTGCAACAGTTCAAGTTACTCATCGCTCTCTATTTGATGGTTCAGTTCAGGGAATAGAATTAATTCATCAACCCGCATTTTCATTCCAAGGGCATCCTGAAGCGAGTCCGGGTCCCCAAGATATTGATTATCTGTTTGATAAATTTATTCACTATATGGAACAAAACCAAATTACGCAAAAAAACTAA
- the carB gene encoding carbamoyl-phosphate synthase large subunit, translated as MPKRTDIKSILIIGAGPIVIGQACEFDYSGAQACKALREEGYKVILVNSNPATIMTDPNMADVTYIEPIRWQTVAQIIEKERPDAILPTMGGQTALNCALDLSQQGILKKYQVELIGATEDAIDKAEDRGRFKQAMEKIGLNTPKSFVCHSLEEAWQAQQQIGFPTLIRPSFTMGGSGGGIAYNREEFQAICERGFEISPTHELLIEQSVLGWKEYEMEVVRDKADNCIIVCSIENLDPMGVHTGDSITVAPAQTLTDKEYQIMRNASLAVLREIGVDTGGSNVQFAINPDNGEMIVIEMNPRVSRSSALASKATGFPIAKVAAKLAVGYTLNELRNDITGGVIPASFEPAIDYVVTKIPRFAFEKFPQADNRLTTQMKSVGEVMAMGRTFQESLQKALRSLETGLCGFQMKSNNIEQLRHEIANPGPERLLFVADAFAQGWSVEEVHRYSKIDRWFLVQIQDLVLEELALEQKNITDLDHFELRRLKRKGFSDKRIAQLINVQENEIRQLRFALNLHPVYKRVDTCAGEFHSDIAYLYSCYEEECEAQPSQNKKIMILGGGPNRIGQGIEFDYCCVHAALALKESGFETIMVNCNPETVSTDFDTSDRLYFEPLTLEDVLEIVHVEQPYGVIVHYGGQTPLKLANALQQNGVKIIGTSANSIDLAEDRERFQHVLHQLNLKQPANCIARNTDEACKLAQQVGYPLVVRPSYVLGGRAMQIVYNDQQLQQYMREAVQVSEDSPILLDHFLNNAIEVDVDCICDGEQVFIGGIMQHIEQAGIHSGDSACSLPPYSLNETLQQEIRRQTITMAKALNVIGLMNVQFAVQNQQVYVLEVNPRASRTVPFVSKATGIPLAKIAARVMAGISLQQQAVTETTPTLYYVKEAVFPFIKFPGIDPILSPEMRSTGEVMGIGKTFSEAYLKAQLSAGEKIPNGGKVFISVDDQDKAEIVPLVQQLQSFGYGICATFGTANYLKSQGINVQTINKVREGRPHIIDAIKNNDIAIIINTIDGKPESVIDSQSIRSKALQYRIPIYTTLAGGKAIVEGIKSLNKMAIYPLQEIH; from the coding sequence ATGCCAAAACGTACAGATATAAAAAGTATTTTAATTATTGGTGCTGGTCCAATCGTTATTGGGCAAGCTTGTGAATTCGATTATTCAGGGGCTCAAGCTTGTAAAGCGTTGCGTGAAGAAGGGTATAAAGTAATACTCGTTAACTCAAATCCTGCAACCATTATGACCGATCCAAATATGGCAGATGTCACTTATATAGAACCTATTCGTTGGCAAACTGTCGCACAAATTATTGAAAAAGAACGCCCAGATGCAATTCTGCCAACAATGGGTGGACAAACTGCCCTAAATTGTGCTCTTGATCTATCGCAACAAGGTATTTTAAAAAAATATCAAGTTGAGCTTATTGGAGCAACCGAAGACGCTATTGATAAAGCCGAAGATCGTGGACGTTTTAAGCAAGCAATGGAAAAAATTGGCTTAAATACCCCAAAATCTTTTGTCTGCCATAGCTTAGAGGAAGCTTGGCAAGCCCAACAACAAATTGGCTTTCCAACGTTGATCCGTCCATCTTTTACAATGGGAGGCAGTGGTGGTGGAATTGCCTATAATCGTGAAGAATTTCAAGCAATCTGTGAACGTGGCTTTGAAATATCACCAACACACGAATTATTAATTGAACAATCAGTGCTAGGTTGGAAAGAATATGAAATGGAAGTTGTGCGAGATAAAGCAGATAACTGCATTATCGTTTGTTCAATTGAAAATCTTGATCCAATGGGCGTACATACAGGGGATTCCATCACGGTAGCACCAGCTCAAACATTAACAGATAAAGAATATCAAATAATGCGAAATGCCTCTTTAGCGGTATTAAGAGAAATCGGTGTTGACACTGGTGGTTCTAATGTTCAATTTGCGATTAATCCAGATAATGGAGAAATGATTGTGATTGAAATGAATCCTCGGGTTAGTCGTTCTTCAGCATTAGCATCAAAAGCGACAGGTTTTCCTATTGCAAAAGTTGCAGCAAAATTAGCCGTTGGTTATACACTCAACGAACTTCGTAATGATATCACTGGTGGTGTAATTCCTGCTTCTTTTGAACCTGCAATTGATTATGTTGTCACCAAAATTCCTCGTTTTGCTTTTGAAAAATTCCCACAAGCAGATAATCGTCTCACCACCCAAATGAAATCAGTCGGTGAAGTAATGGCTATGGGACGCACTTTTCAGGAATCATTACAAAAAGCTCTACGTAGCTTAGAAACAGGTCTTTGTGGTTTCCAGATGAAAAGTAATAATATTGAACAACTTCGTCACGAAATAGCAAATCCAGGACCTGAACGCTTATTGTTTGTTGCAGATGCTTTTGCCCAAGGTTGGTCGGTAGAAGAAGTCCATCGTTATTCTAAAATAGATCGCTGGTTTTTAGTTCAAATTCAAGATTTAGTTCTTGAAGAATTAGCACTTGAACAAAAAAATATCACTGATCTTGATCATTTTGAATTACGCCGCTTAAAACGTAAAGGCTTTTCAGATAAACGAATTGCACAATTAATAAATGTACAAGAAAATGAAATTCGTCAATTAAGATTTGCCTTAAACTTGCACCCTGTTTACAAAAGAGTTGATACCTGTGCAGGTGAATTTCATTCAGATATAGCCTACCTTTATTCTTGTTATGAAGAAGAATGTGAAGCCCAACCTAGCCAAAATAAAAAAATTATGATTTTAGGTGGAGGGCCAAATCGAATAGGGCAAGGCATTGAATTTGATTACTGCTGTGTTCATGCTGCTTTAGCCTTAAAAGAATCTGGTTTTGAAACTATTATGGTTAATTGTAACCCAGAGACCGTTTCTACCGACTTTGATACCTCTGATCGCCTTTATTTTGAACCTCTTACTTTAGAAGATGTTCTCGAAATAGTACATGTAGAACAACCTTATGGTGTGATAGTTCATTACGGTGGACAAACCCCATTAAAACTTGCAAATGCTCTCCAGCAAAATGGTGTGAAAATTATCGGTACATCGGCAAATAGTATCGATCTCGCAGAAGATCGCGAACGTTTTCAACACGTTTTACATCAATTAAATTTAAAACAACCCGCCAATTGCATTGCACGTAATACCGACGAAGCTTGCAAACTCGCTCAACAAGTTGGTTATCCTCTGGTTGTTCGCCCTTCTTATGTTCTAGGCGGACGGGCGATGCAAATTGTGTATAATGATCAACAACTACAACAATATATGCGAGAAGCCGTTCAAGTTTCTGAAGATAGCCCAATCTTACTTGATCACTTTCTTAATAATGCAATCGAAGTGGATGTTGACTGCATTTGTGATGGTGAACAAGTTTTCATTGGTGGTATTATGCAACATATTGAACAAGCTGGAATTCATAGCGGAGATTCCGCCTGTTCACTCCCTCCATATTCCCTTAATGAGACACTACAACAGGAAATTCGCCGCCAAACTATTACAATGGCAAAAGCATTAAATGTTATTGGATTAATGAATGTTCAATTTGCAGTACAAAATCAACAAGTCTATGTTCTAGAAGTTAATCCAAGAGCCTCTCGTACTGTACCATTCGTTAGTAAAGCAACGGGAATTCCACTTGCTAAGATTGCGGCTCGTGTGATGGCAGGAATCTCTTTACAACAACAAGCTGTCACTGAAACAACGCCTACTCTCTATTATGTTAAAGAAGCCGTATTTCCATTTATTAAATTCCCTGGCATAGATCCAATTTTAAGCCCAGAAATGCGCTCAACTGGTGAAGTAATGGGAATTGGAAAAACCTTCTCCGAAGCTTACTTAAAAGCACAATTAAGTGCAGGTGAAAAAATTCCAAATGGTGGTAAAGTCTTTATTTCTGTTGATGATCAAGATAAAGCCGAAATAGTCCCTTTAGTTCAACAACTACAAAGTTTTGGATATGGTATTTGTGCTACTTTTGGTACAGCAAATTATTTAAAAAGCCAAGGCATTAATGTTCAAACAATAAATAAAGTTCGAGAAGGGCGACCGCACATTATTGATGCGATCAAAAATAATGATATTGCTATTATCATCAATACAATTGATGGCAAACCTGAATCTGTAATAGATAGCCAATCTATCCGCAGTAAAGCATTGCAATATCGAATTCCAATTTACACCACACTTGCTGGTGGTAAAGCAATTGTTGAAGGGATCAAAAGTCTAAATAAAATGGCAATTTATCCTCTACAAGAAATTCATTAA